The following proteins are encoded in a genomic region of Pseudorca crassidens isolate mPseCra1 chromosome 1, mPseCra1.hap1, whole genome shotgun sequence:
- the CHAC1 gene encoding glutathione-specific gamma-glutamylcyclotransferase 1, with translation MKQESAAQNTPPASPPPSQHPQDDCDPQALWIFGYGSLVWRPDFAYSDSRVGFVRGYSRRFWQGDTFHRGSDKMPGRVVTLLEDREGCTWGVAYQVQGEQVNEALKYLNVREAVLGSYDTKEVTFYPQDTPDQPLKALAYVATPQNPGYLGPAPEEAIATQILACRGFSGHNLEYLLRLADFMQLCGPQAQDEHLAAIVDAVGTMLPCFCPTEQALALV, from the exons ATGAAGCAGGAGTCTGCAGCTCAGAACACCCCGCCCGCCTCACCGCCCCCCTCGCAGCACCCCCAGGACGACTGCGACCCCCAAGCGTTGTGGATTTTCGGGTACGGCTCCCTGGTGTGGAGGCCCGACTTCGCCTACAGCGACAGCCGTGTGGGCTTCGTGCGCGGCTACAGCCGCCGCTTCTGGCAGGGAGACACCTTCCATCGGGGCAGCGACAAGATG cCTGGTCGTGTGGTGACCCTCCTTGAAGATCGCGAG GGCTGCACTTGGGGTGTGGCGTACCAGGTGCAAGGTGAGCAGGTGAATGAGGCCCTGAAGTACCTGAATGTGCGGGAGGCAGTGCTTGGCAGCTATGATACCAAGGAGGTCACCTTCTACCCTCAAGATACCCCTGACCAACCACTCAAGGCATTGGCCTACGTGGCCACCCCGCAGAACCCTGGTTACCTGGGCCCTGCGCCTGAGGAGGCCATCGCTACGCAGATCCTGGCCTGCCGAGGCTTCTCTGGCCACAACCTTGAGTACTTGCTGCGCCTGGCAGACTTCATGCAGCTCTGTGGGCCCCAGGCACAGGACGAGCACCTAGCAGCCATCGTGGATGCTGTAGGCACCATGCTGCCCTGCTTCTGCCCCACTGAGCAGGCTTTGGCACTGGTCTGA